A window of Clostridium botulinum BKT015925 contains these coding sequences:
- a CDS encoding CAP domain-containing protein, which produces MKKKVLSILIMVGMLSVPNIVQASENINVNKFCVQNGCKTSTVMYDEFLKFIYKNLEPQTKKYFCGGQEVVQSLCKYTLLNTEGNVRNLNCVNYMYNIINKEFEYKDNCSNSIKLIELQKSDILKEIPLDKDVKISNNDIKEETEVKIQEKTNTQVDQDVKLQEKVDTKVENKQEVKPNSEVKSIENKDEKLSSNYKNEVNKRMIQLVNELRQSQGVAPLKSVDILNNLAEKRSQYMAITGEFSHNDTNGNFIFKEDLDKINYKWNNVGENIAQNYYSNNPDKLAEELFNQWKNSQGHYKNMINSDFNELGFGIGMTQDGKVYATQGFVGRR; this is translated from the coding sequence AGCTAGTGAAAATATCAATGTAAATAAGTTTTGTGTACAAAATGGATGTAAAACATCAACAGTTATGTATGATGAATTTTTAAAGTTTATTTATAAAAACTTAGAACCACAAACTAAAAAATATTTTTGTGGTGGACAAGAAGTAGTACAATCATTATGTAAATATACTTTATTAAATACTGAGGGTAATGTACGTAATTTAAATTGTGTAAATTATATGTATAATATAATTAATAAAGAATTTGAATATAAAGATAATTGTTCTAATAGTATCAAGCTAATTGAACTTCAAAAAAGTGATATTTTAAAAGAGATACCATTAGATAAGGATGTTAAAATAAGTAACAATGATATTAAAGAAGAAACTGAAGTAAAAATACAAGAAAAAACAAATACACAAGTTGATCAAGACGTTAAGTTACAAGAGAAGGTAGATACAAAAGTAGAAAATAAACAAGAAGTAAAACCAAATTCAGAAGTCAAATCAATAGAAAATAAAGATGAAAAATTATCATCAAACTATAAAAATGAAGTAAATAAAAGAATGATACAATTAGTTAACGAACTTAGACAATCTCAAGGGGTAGCTCCTCTTAAGAGTGTGGATATATTGAATAATTTAGCTGAAAAACGTTCGCAATATATGGCTATAACAGGAGAGTTTTCACATAATGATACAAATGGAAATTTTATATTTAAAGAAGACTTAGATAAAATTAATTATAAATGGAATAATGTTGGAGAAAATATAGCGCAAAATTATTATTCTAATAATCCAGATAAGTTAGCAGAAGAACTATTTAATCAGTGGAAAAATTCTCAAGGGCACTATAAAAATATGATAAACTCAGATTTTAATGAACTGGGATTTGGAATAGGTATGACACAAGATGGAAAAGTTTATGCAACACAAGGATTTGTAGGAAGAAGATAG
- a CDS encoding DegV family protein, whose protein sequence is MNKYTILTDSCCDLPIDYLINNNVSYVSLTYRLDDKEFYDDFGQSVKYTEIYDYMRKGNIPKTSQVNPQAFYNAFKEILDKNQNILYICVSSGLSGTYNSANIAKNMILDEYKDSKIEIVDVLTASLGQGLMVMKAVEMRNTGMNLEQIAKNLEDIRFKLNTYITVDDLNYLKKGGRISSTAALVGAVLHIKPILTLNDEGKVISILKVKGKKSLIRKLSEIVCEKIINPEKEEICICHADSEIQAEKLKEAILQKIQVKKVLINDIGPVVGTYGGPGALAVFFIGEQRQNHVIDV, encoded by the coding sequence ATGAATAAATATACTATATTAACAGATTCATGTTGTGATTTGCCTATAGATTACTTGATAAACAATAATGTAAGTTATGTAAGTTTAACTTATAGGCTAGACGATAAAGAATTTTATGATGATTTTGGACAAAGTGTAAAATATACAGAGATTTATGATTATATGCGAAAAGGTAATATACCTAAAACTTCTCAAGTTAATCCTCAGGCTTTTTATAATGCTTTTAAAGAGATATTAGATAAGAATCAAAATATTTTATATATATGTGTATCTTCAGGACTAAGTGGCACATATAATAGTGCTAATATAGCCAAAAATATGATATTAGATGAATACAAGGATAGTAAAATAGAAATTGTAGACGTATTAACTGCATCTTTAGGACAAGGATTAATGGTAATGAAAGCGGTAGAAATGAGAAATACCGGAATGAATTTAGAACAAATTGCTAAAAATTTAGAAGATATAAGATTTAAATTAAATACTTATATAACGGTAGATGACCTTAACTATTTAAAAAAAGGTGGAAGAATTTCTAGTACTGCTGCTCTAGTGGGAGCTGTACTTCATATTAAACCAATTCTTACATTAAATGATGAAGGAAAAGTTATTTCTATACTCAAGGTAAAGGGAAAAAAGAGTCTTATTAGAAAGTTATCAGAAATTGTTTGTGAAAAAATAATAAATCCTGAGAAAGAAGAAATATGTATATGTCATGCAGATTCTGAAATTCAGGCTGAAAAATTAAAAGAAGCAATATTGCAAAAAATTCAAGTTAAAAAAGTACTAATAAATGATATAGGACCAGTGGTAGGAACTTATGGTGGTCCAGGAGCTTTAGCAGTATTCTTTATTGGAGAACAAAGACAAAATCATGTTATAGATGTTTAA
- a CDS encoding IS1182-like element ISCbo5 family transposase (programmed frameshift), with protein sequence MLTNNERKQNQLELVYIENLVPENHILRKIDKFIDFSFIRDLTKDLYCPDNGRPSVDPVVLFKMLFIGYLFGIRSERQLVKEIQVNVAYRWFLGYGLTDKIPSHSTISQNRTKRFNDTNIHQEIFDNIVFQAINRNLVDGKILYTDSTHLKANANKHKLIKKEITKSTKEYFDELEKDINKDRINHNKKPLKKDLKTSETKEIKVSTTDPDSGYMVRDGKPKGFFYLDHRTVDGKYNIITDVHVTPGNINDVDPYVKRIETQIKKFNFNTKYLVADAGYSTNPICKQVSEKNYQGVFGFRLGPHVKEKYTKYRFQYIKELDGYVCMNNFFLKYKTTTRSGYKEYVSNADECASCKYKNNCLISDKSINRTIRRHVWEDYKDQIFAFTKTEKGKSIYKKRKEKIERSFADSKELHGLRYCRMRGIKNVSEQCLLTAAVQNMKKIAMVLSHYFSYDLIEIYTKSLHKTSNFLMLSHKRYLTKVKASNYMEAF encoded by the exons ATGCTTACTAATAATGAGAGAAAACAAAATCAATTAGAACTGGTTTATATAGAAAACTTAGTACCAGAAAATCATATACTTAGAAAAATAGATAAATTCATAGACTTTTCGTTTATACGAGATTTAACTAAGGATTTATATTGTCCTGACAATGGTAGACCATCAGTAGATCCAGTTGTATTATTTAAAATGCTTTTTATTGGATACCTATTCGGTATACGCTCTGAGCGTCAGCTCGTAAAGGAAATACAAGTAAATGTAGCTTATAGGTGGTTCTTAGGATATGGACTTACTGATAAAATACCAAGCCATTCTACCATAAGTCAAAATAGAACAAAGAGATTCAATGATACAAATATACATCAAGAAATATTTGATAACATTGTATTTCAAGCGATTAATAGAAATTTAGTCGATGGCAAAATTTTATACACTGATTCTACCCATCTAAAAGCTAACGCTAATAAACATAAACTTATAAAAAAAGAAATAACTAAATCTACAAAGGAATACTTTGATGAATTAGAAAAAGATATTAATAAAGATAGAATTAATCATAATAAAAAGCCTCTAAAAAAAGACCTAAAAACATCTGAAACCAAAGAAATAAAAGTAAGTACAACTGATCCAGACAGTGGATATATGGTTAGGGACGGAAAACCAAAAGGTTTTTTTTATTTAGATCATAGAACTGTTGACGGAAAATATAATATTATAACTGATGTTCATGTAACTCCAGGTAATATTAATGATGTAGATCCTTATGTTAAAAGAATAGAGACGCAAATAAAAAAGTTTAATTTTAATACAAAGTATTTAGTAGCTGATGCTGGTTATTCTACAAATCCTATTTGTAAGCAAGTTTCAGAAAAAAATTATCAAGGTGTTTTTGGTTTCCGTTTAGGACCTCATGTTAAAGAAAAGTATACTAAATATAGATTTCAATATATTAAAGAATTAGATGGATATGTATGTATGAATAACTTCTTTTTAAAATACAAAACCACTACAAGAAGCGGATATAAAGAATATGTTAGTAATGCGGATGAATGTGCTTCATGCAAATATAAAAATAATTGCTTAATATCTGATAAATCAATTAACAGAACTATACGTCGTCATGTTTGGGAAGATTATAAGGATCAAATTTTTGCATTTACTAAAACTGAAAAAGGTAAAAGTATTTATAAAAAACGTAAAGAAAAAATTGAGCGTAGCTTTGCTGATTCAAAAGAATTACATGGGCTGCGCTATTGTCGCATGCGAGGAATTAAAAATGTTTCCGAGCAATGCTTACTTACAGCAGCAGTTCAGAATATGAAAAAGATAGCCATGGTGCTATCGCACTATTTTTCGTATGATTTAATTGAAATTTATACCAAATCATTACACAAAACTAGCAACTTTTTA ATGCTATCGCATAAAAGATATTTGACGAAAGTAAAAGCCTCCAATTACATGGAGGCTTTTTGA
- a CDS encoding NUDIX hydrolase has translation MNFTEKTINEVNEYNGKIIKLDVRTVELPNGKTAKREIVKHPGGVAILAFKDKETILLVEQFRNPLGNTILEIPAGKLEQNEEIEICGRRELEEETGYKANKFTYLGKIVTSPGFCNECIYIYKAQELYQGIIGGDEDEFINIHEIKIEKLKEMIKNGDVIDGKTIAALTFI, from the coding sequence ATGAATTTTACTGAAAAAACTATAAACGAAGTTAATGAATATAATGGAAAAATAATAAAGCTAGATGTTAGAACTGTAGAATTACCTAATGGTAAAACAGCCAAAAGAGAAATTGTTAAGCATCCTGGTGGAGTAGCTATTTTAGCTTTTAAAGATAAAGAGACTATATTACTAGTAGAGCAATTTCGTAATCCATTAGGAAATACTATATTAGAAATACCAGCAGGTAAATTAGAACAAAATGAAGAAATTGAGATATGTGGAAGAAGAGAACTAGAAGAAGAGACAGGATATAAAGCAAATAAATTCACTTATCTTGGTAAAATTGTAACTAGTCCTGGATTTTGTAATGAATGCATTTATATATATAAGGCACAAGAACTATATCAAGGTATTATTGGTGGAGATGAAGATGAATTTATTAATATACATGAAATTAAAATTGAAAAACTAAAGGAAATGATAAAAAATGGAGATGTAATAGATGGTAAAACTATAGCTGCACTTACATTTATTTAA
- the spoIIM gene encoding stage II sporulation protein M has product MRNKRIFGNLAEHIQKNLILYMVTFLFVCIGIVIGIYTVKYMDKADKNNLVDFLVSVTKKINPKNINNKYVFIQALKNNMIFILVIWFLGLTMLGTPIIFITDLIKGFTIGFTSSLVINGLGAKGILLNLLILFPQNIIYIPAIIILSVIASEFSLRILKNGSHMIMDKSNNWVQIVTYSTTFLLVSAFMFVGFVIEGYISPNMVKIIVSNIGSILP; this is encoded by the coding sequence GTGAGAAATAAAAGGATATTCGGAAATTTAGCAGAACATATACAAAAAAATTTAATATTATATATGGTTACATTTTTATTTGTATGTATAGGGATAGTTATAGGGATATATACAGTGAAATATATGGACAAGGCAGATAAGAACAATCTAGTTGATTTTTTAGTCAGTGTTACTAAAAAGATTAATCCTAAAAATATAAATAATAAATATGTTTTTATACAAGCATTAAAAAATAATATGATTTTTATTTTAGTTATATGGTTTTTAGGACTTACAATGCTAGGTACACCTATAATATTTATTACTGATTTAATTAAAGGATTTACTATAGGATTTACATCTAGTTTAGTTATAAATGGTTTGGGAGCAAAGGGAATATTACTTAATTTATTAATTCTTTTTCCACAAAATATAATTTATATACCAGCTATAATAATTTTATCTGTTATTGCATCTGAATTTTCTTTGCGAATATTAAAAAATGGGTCACATATGATTATGGATAAGAGTAATAATTGGGTTCAGATAGTAACGTATTCTACAACGTTTTTACTAGTTAGTGCTTTTATGTTTGTAGGATTTGTTATAGAAGGCTATATATCACCTAATATGGTTAAAATTATAGTATCTAATATAGGAAGTATTTTACCATGA
- the xerD gene encoding site-specific tyrosine recombinase XerD, which translates to MEKFLSKYIEDMLKKELSKNTIEAYKRDLIKFGEFLNKRHEDILDSDMVSIMAYVQTLKKERKADSSIIRSLVAIRNFYKFLIKTGQNIDNPLINYEVPKNKRTLPETLTVDEVDKFLSAPDCNEYKGIRDKAMLELMYATGMKVSELLRITIFDVNLKLSYIKCKGAKDKERIIPIGSYAVNCLNEYLKVRDRMNADNLELLFCNLRGGKMTRQGFWKIVKKYAKDANINKKIDSYTLRHSFAVHLLQNGADMKSVQELLGHNTIATTQIYSSISKKNKIVDVYKKAHPRA; encoded by the coding sequence ATGGAAAAATTTTTATCTAAATATATAGAAGATATGTTAAAAAAAGAACTAAGTAAAAATACTATAGAAGCATATAAAAGAGACTTAATTAAGTTTGGAGAGTTTTTAAATAAACGACATGAAGATATATTAGATAGTGATATGGTCAGTATAATGGCTTATGTACAAACTTTGAAAAAAGAAAGAAAAGCTGACAGTTCAATAATAAGAAGTTTAGTTGCTATTAGAAATTTTTATAAATTTTTAATAAAAACTGGACAAAATATAGATAATCCATTGATAAATTATGAAGTACCTAAAAACAAAAGAACACTTCCTGAAACTCTTACTGTAGATGAAGTTGATAAATTTTTGTCTGCTCCAGATTGTAATGAATATAAAGGAATACGTGATAAAGCCATGCTAGAACTTATGTATGCAACAGGCATGAAGGTATCAGAACTTCTTAGAATAACAATTTTTGATGTTAATTTAAAATTAAGTTATATAAAGTGTAAAGGAGCAAAAGATAAGGAACGTATAATTCCTATAGGAAGTTATGCTGTAAATTGTTTAAATGAATATTTGAAAGTAAGAGATAGAATGAATGCAGATAATTTGGAATTGTTATTTTGCAATCTAAGAGGAGGCAAAATGACAAGACAAGGATTTTGGAAAATTGTAAAAAAATATGCTAAAGATGCAAATATAAATAAAAAGATAGATTCCTATACTTTAAGACATTCTTTTGCAGTACATTTATTACAAAATGGTGCTGATATGAAATCAGTACAAGAACTTTTAGGTCATAATACTATAGCAACTACTCAAATATATTCAAGTATATCAAAAAAAAATAAAATTGTTGATGTCTATAAAAAGGCACATCCAAGGGCTTAA
- a CDS encoding D-alanyl-D-alanine carboxypeptidase family protein, which translates to MKVKNKSLICLLLAILFISQICVVNVKAAEGSLDVEAKAGILMEPSTGKVVFEKNVHEKFAPASVTKIMTMLLTMEAIDSGKIKLTDTVVVSENAKKMGKNGSSSMLLDTGEVRTVEDLLKGVAIASGNDAATALAEYIGGSESSFVEMMNKRAQQLGMKDTTFKNCHGLSKEGHLTSAYDISIMSRELLKHKKILKYSGTYMETISEGRKKPIELVNHNKLVRFYKGCDGLKTGFTNEAKYCISATAVRNNIRMLAIIVGAPTYKVRNRDASMLMNYGFSKFESKKIVTKDSDVEKISLDKKGEKFFFAKAKNDFNVVVERGEKNKITKKCVLNKDKKEYKQNEIIGYCEVYVNDKLLGKVPVYSDRDIKTYGILDGIKYNIMNLFDNAI; encoded by the coding sequence ATGAAAGTCAAAAATAAGAGTTTAATTTGTTTATTATTGGCAATATTATTCATAAGTCAAATTTGTGTTGTAAATGTAAAAGCTGCTGAGGGATCATTAGATGTAGAGGCAAAGGCAGGAATTTTAATGGAGCCGTCTACAGGCAAAGTGGTTTTTGAAAAGAATGTACATGAAAAATTTGCACCAGCATCCGTAACAAAAATAATGACAATGTTATTAACCATGGAGGCAATTGATTCAGGAAAGATAAAATTAACTGATACAGTTGTTGTAAGCGAAAATGCCAAAAAAATGGGTAAAAACGGAAGTAGTAGTATGCTATTAGATACTGGTGAAGTTAGAACAGTAGAAGATCTTTTGAAAGGTGTTGCTATTGCTTCAGGAAATGATGCGGCTACAGCTCTTGCAGAATATATAGGAGGAAGCGAATCTAGTTTCGTTGAAATGATGAATAAGAGAGCTCAACAATTAGGAATGAAAGATACAACATTTAAAAATTGTCACGGTTTATCAAAGGAAGGACACTTAACTAGTGCTTATGATATTTCTATAATGTCTCGTGAACTCCTAAAACATAAAAAAATATTAAAATATAGTGGAACATACATGGAAACAATATCAGAAGGAAGAAAAAAGCCTATAGAACTTGTAAATCACAATAAGTTAGTAAGATTTTATAAAGGTTGTGATGGATTAAAAACAGGCTTTACAAATGAAGCTAAGTATTGTATATCTGCTACAGCAGTTAGAAATAATATAAGAATGCTTGCAATAATAGTTGGTGCTCCTACTTATAAGGTAAGAAATCGTGATGCTAGTATGCTTATGAATTATGGATTTTCAAAATTTGAATCAAAGAAAATTGTAACAAAAGATAGTGATGTAGAAAAGATAAGTTTGGATAAAAAAGGTGAAAAATTCTTTTTTGCAAAAGCTAAAAATGATTTTAATGTAGTTGTGGAAAGAGGAGAAAAAAATAAAATAACAAAGAAGTGTGTATTAAATAAAGATAAAAAAGAATATAAACAAAATGAAATAATAGGTTACTGTGAAGTATATGTAAATGATAAACTTTTAGGTAAGGTACCAGTATATAGTGATAGAGATATTAAAACTTATGGAATTCTAGATGGTATCAAATATAATATAATGAACCTATTTGATAATGCAATATAA